A window of the Leucothrix mucor DSM 2157 genome harbors these coding sequences:
- the glyS gene encoding glycine--tRNA ligase subunit beta codes for MTTTADLLIEIGTEELPPKTLGKLSAALTSHLVDSLTTAGIPFGEVKSFASPRRLAVLINDVAEFQADQDVEKRGPALKAAYDKEGNPSRAAMGFASSCGTTFDQLQQIETDKGTYLNFKQTVKGAATRDLLVDMLNAALAALPIAKRMRWGDRDTEFVRPVHWIVFLLGDTVVDAEILGIKTGRESRGHRFHAPQAISLNTPSDYADAMRSAYVLANTDERRETIRKQAEASAKSIGGVAVIDESLLDEVTNLVEWPSAVDGCFGEEFLKVPQECLITSMQDHQKYFPVVDESGKLMPYFITISNIESSDVSVVRDGNERVIRPRFSDAAFFWDQDCKTPLESRREATQKIVFQQQLGTLFEKTERVSQLAGRIATQLGENAEHASRAAQLSKCDLVSDMVLEFTELQGIMGRYYALNDGEPESVAYAIEEQYKPGFAGDSIPHYMTGKILSLADKLDTILGIFAIGQKPTGTKDPFALRRAALGALRIIIEGELKLDLRDLLEFAATSLQDKVDATAAITPTYQYIMERLRAYYQDQGVSLDVVEAVAELDISSPLDFEHRVKAVSAFKQLPEAEPLAAANKRIANILKKLDGEATIALDTSLFAEAPETALFEAITAQQAKLAPLLAANDYTEALSSLAAIRPEVDAFFDGVMIMSDDEALKNNRIALLTSLRGLFLQVADLSSLQGA; via the coding sequence ATGACAACGACTGCGGACTTGCTGATCGAAATCGGCACCGAAGAATTACCCCCGAAAACGCTGGGCAAACTATCAGCGGCACTCACTAGCCACCTGGTGGATAGTCTGACAACCGCCGGCATTCCATTTGGCGAAGTAAAATCATTTGCTTCCCCACGCCGTTTGGCAGTTCTGATCAATGATGTTGCCGAGTTTCAGGCCGATCAGGATGTTGAAAAACGCGGCCCTGCCTTAAAAGCAGCTTACGACAAAGAAGGTAATCCAAGCCGTGCGGCAATGGGTTTTGCCAGCTCTTGTGGCACGACATTTGATCAGTTGCAGCAGATTGAAACCGACAAAGGAACCTACCTAAATTTCAAGCAAACGGTTAAGGGTGCAGCGACTCGTGACTTACTAGTTGACATGTTAAATGCGGCATTAGCTGCACTGCCTATTGCCAAGCGCATGCGCTGGGGTGATCGTGACACTGAGTTTGTACGTCCGGTGCATTGGATTGTGTTTTTATTGGGAGACACGGTGGTCGATGCTGAAATTCTGGGTATCAAAACCGGTCGTGAAAGCCGTGGCCATCGCTTCCATGCACCACAAGCAATTAGCCTGAATACGCCTTCAGACTATGCTGATGCCATGCGCTCAGCCTATGTCTTAGCCAATACGGATGAGCGACGCGAAACTATTCGCAAACAAGCAGAAGCCAGCGCTAAAAGCATTGGTGGTGTTGCAGTAATTGATGAGTCATTGTTAGATGAAGTGACTAACCTGGTCGAATGGCCAAGCGCAGTCGATGGTTGTTTTGGTGAAGAGTTCTTGAAAGTGCCTCAGGAATGCCTGATCACCAGTATGCAAGATCACCAGAAGTATTTCCCGGTCGTTGATGAGTCTGGCAAATTAATGCCGTACTTTATTACGATCAGTAATATCGAAAGCAGTGATGTCAGCGTCGTGCGTGATGGTAATGAGCGCGTTATCCGACCTCGCTTTAGTGATGCTGCGTTCTTCTGGGATCAGGATTGCAAAACACCGCTGGAATCACGTCGTGAGGCGACCCAAAAGATCGTTTTCCAACAGCAACTTGGCACCTTGTTTGAAAAAACAGAACGTGTTTCCCAACTAGCTGGCCGTATTGCCACACAGCTTGGTGAAAATGCAGAGCATGCATCGCGTGCTGCACAGCTAAGTAAGTGCGACCTAGTCAGCGATATGGTACTGGAGTTCACTGAACTGCAAGGCATCATGGGGCGCTATTATGCGCTGAATGATGGCGAGCCAGAGTCAGTTGCTTACGCGATTGAAGAGCAGTACAAGCCTGGTTTTGCAGGTGACAGCATTCCGCATTATATGACGGGAAAAATCCTGTCATTGGCCGATAAGCTGGATACGATTTTAGGTATCTTCGCAATTGGTCAGAAGCCTACCGGCACTAAAGACCCGTTTGCACTGCGTCGTGCAGCGCTTGGTGCACTGCGGATTATTATCGAAGGTGAGCTAAAACTCGACCTGCGCGATCTTCTGGAGTTTGCAGCCACTAGCTTACAAGATAAAGTCGATGCCACAGCCGCAATAACGCCGACCTACCAATACATTATGGAACGGTTACGCGCTTATTATCAGGACCAAGGCGTGAGCTTGGATGTGGTTGAAGCCGTTGCGGAGCTGGATATTTCCTCCCCGTTGGACTTTGAGCACCGGGTAAAAGCCGTTAGCGCATTTAAGCAATTGCCGGAAGCTGAGCCATTAGCTGCCGCCAATAAGCGAATTGCGAATATCCTGAAGAAGTTGGATGGTGAAGCCACTATCGCGCTGGATACATCACTGTTTGCTGAAGCTCCGGAAACAGCACTGTTTGAAGCCATCACTGCCCAGCAAGCAAAACTGGCTCCACTACTGGCAGCCAACGATTACACAGAAGCACTCAGCTCATTGGCGGCTATTCGCCCTGAAGTTGATGCCTTCTTTGATGGCGTGATGATTATGAGTGATGATGAAGCACTGAAAAACAATCGGATTGCTTTACTCACCTCCTTGCGCGGTTTGTTCCTGCAAGTTGCCGATTTATCCAGTTTGCAAGGCGCTTGA
- the glyQ gene encoding glycine--tRNA ligase subunit alpha gives MSEYNVSTFQGQIFALQDYWSKQGCAILQPYDMEMGAGTFHPATFLRAVGPEPWRAAYVQPSRRPTDGRYGENPNRLQHYYQFQVIIKPSPDDFQELYLGSLKAMGIDPLKYDIRFVEDNWESPTLGAWGLGWEIWLNGMEVSQFTYFQQVGGIDCKPVSGEITYGLERIAMYVQNVENVYDLVWTEGPQGTITYGDVYHQNEVEQSTYNFEKANVEELFHQFDEAERVSVAMIESGLPLPAYEQMLKASHLFNLLDARHAISVTERQRYILRVRTLSRGIAQAYYDSREALGFPMLKSDKAE, from the coding sequence ATGTCTGAATACAACGTCTCCACCTTTCAGGGACAGATCTTCGCCCTGCAGGACTACTGGTCAAAACAAGGCTGCGCCATTTTACAACCCTACGACATGGAAATGGGCGCGGGTACTTTTCACCCTGCGACATTCCTGCGAGCGGTTGGCCCTGAGCCATGGCGTGCGGCTTACGTACAACCATCACGCCGTCCAACCGATGGTCGCTATGGCGAAAACCCTAACCGCCTGCAACACTATTACCAGTTTCAGGTAATTATTAAGCCATCTCCGGATGATTTTCAGGAACTGTACCTTGGCTCACTTAAAGCCATGGGTATCGACCCGCTGAAATACGATATTCGCTTTGTTGAAGATAACTGGGAATCACCAACGCTGGGTGCGTGGGGACTGGGCTGGGAAATCTGGCTAAACGGCATGGAAGTGTCGCAGTTTACCTACTTCCAGCAAGTCGGCGGTATCGACTGCAAACCCGTTTCGGGCGAGATTACTTATGGTCTGGAACGGATTGCCATGTATGTGCAAAACGTTGAAAACGTCTACGACTTAGTCTGGACTGAAGGCCCGCAAGGCACTATCACTTATGGCGATGTTTACCATCAAAACGAAGTTGAGCAGTCTACTTACAACTTCGAAAAAGCCAATGTGGAAGAGCTGTTCCATCAGTTCGATGAAGCTGAGCGCGTGAGTGTGGCGATGATCGAATCCGGCCTGCCACTGCCTGCTTACGAGCAGATGCTGAAAGCCTCACACCTGTTTAACTTGTTGGATGCGCGTCACGCGATTTCGGTGACTGAGCGTCAACGCTACATTCTTCGGGTACGTACTTTGTCTCGCGGCATTGCACAAGCGTATTACGACTCGCGCGAAGCCTTAGGCTTCCCTATGTTGAAATCGGACAAAGCAGAATAA
- the rsmG gene encoding 16S rRNA (guanine(527)-N(7))-methyltransferase RsmG — protein sequence MSESLWESGLAALDCGASDEQVAKLKLYVSLLQRWNKTYNLTAVRDPLEMIPAHIFDSLVVALHLEGSNCLDVGSGAGLPGIPLAILQPERQFTMLDTNGKKTRFIQQAIIELGLKNASVVQSRIEQWKPPQLFDAIISRAFASIVDFVEGSAMHLAENGALYAMKGQFPASELAELPDGYVLESQHELKVPSLVGERHLLKIVAAH from the coding sequence ATGAGCGAGTCATTATGGGAGTCAGGCCTTGCAGCATTAGACTGTGGGGCAAGTGATGAGCAAGTTGCCAAGCTGAAACTCTACGTGAGCTTGCTACAGCGCTGGAATAAAACCTACAACCTCACAGCTGTTCGTGATCCTTTAGAGATGATTCCGGCGCATATTTTTGACAGCCTAGTCGTTGCGCTTCACCTTGAGGGTAGTAATTGCTTAGATGTTGGTAGCGGCGCAGGCTTGCCCGGCATTCCTTTGGCCATTTTACAGCCAGAGCGCCAGTTCACCATGCTGGATACCAACGGCAAGAAAACACGCTTCATCCAACAAGCGATTATCGAGCTGGGTCTAAAGAATGCCAGCGTAGTGCAGAGCAGGATTGAGCAGTGGAAACCACCGCAGCTATTTGATGCGATCATCAGCCGCGCTTTTGCCTCCATTGTCGATTTCGTAGAGGGTAGCGCAATGCATCTAGCCGAAAACGGTGCACTGTATGCCATGAAGGGACAATTTCCGGCAAGTGAATTAGCGGAGCTGCCTGACGGCTACGTTCTGGAATCACAACATGAGCTAAAAGTGCCCTCACTGGTTGGCGAGCGCCATTTGTTGAAAATAGTCGCAGCACACTAA
- the mnmG gene encoding tRNA uridine-5-carboxymethylaminomethyl(34) synthesis enzyme MnmG — translation MLYPKDYDVIVVGGGHAGTEAALAAARMGQRTLLLTHNIETIGQMSCNPAIGGIGKGHLVKEIDALGGAMAHAADRGGIQFRILNARKGPAVRATRAQADRVRYKAAVLEIVQGQENLDLFMQAVDDLIVENDRVVGVRTQMGLNFRAKAVVLTVGTFLGGKIHIGMENHSGGRAGDPPSIALAQRLRELPFRVERLKTGTPPRIDARSIDYSQLSAQPGDDPTPVFSYLGNRSEHPAQVACHITYTNKKTHDLILSSLDRSPLYSGVIEGTGPRYCPSIEDKVVRFADKEQHQIFIEPEGLDTYEIYPNGISTSLPFDVQLGLVRSIVGFENAHITRPGYAIEYDFFDPRDLKPSLETKFMPGLFFAGQINGTTGYEEAGAQGLLAGMNAALLAQDKESWSPKRNEAYIGVLVDDLITCGTQEPYRMFTSRAEHRLLLREDNADLRLTEIGHKLGLVDENRWRAFSEKREQIEREMQRMRDTCIRPAQLTPEQTNTIFGGPLSHEYHMDELLRRPNITYKSLTSLDIAGPAVSDEAVAEQVEVQIKYAGYIERQQLEINKQLRQESTVLPNTLDYSEVVGLSNEVRQKFVEQRPATIGQASRIPGITPAAISILLVHLKKQQLQLKASA, via the coding sequence ATGTTATACCCAAAAGATTATGATGTAATTGTTGTTGGTGGCGGCCATGCAGGCACCGAAGCCGCACTGGCGGCTGCACGCATGGGACAACGTACACTGCTACTGACCCACAATATCGAAACCATTGGCCAAATGAGCTGCAACCCCGCAATTGGCGGTATCGGCAAAGGCCATCTGGTTAAAGAGATTGATGCACTGGGCGGTGCCATGGCGCATGCTGCCGACCGTGGCGGTATCCAATTCCGAATTCTGAATGCACGTAAAGGGCCAGCGGTACGAGCGACTCGTGCTCAGGCTGACCGCGTACGCTACAAAGCCGCTGTGCTGGAAATCGTTCAGGGGCAAGAAAATCTAGACCTGTTTATGCAAGCTGTGGATGATCTGATCGTCGAAAATGATCGGGTAGTTGGCGTGCGCACTCAAATGGGCCTGAATTTCCGCGCGAAGGCCGTGGTATTAACTGTCGGCACTTTCCTTGGTGGAAAAATCCATATTGGTATGGAAAACCACTCTGGTGGTCGTGCTGGTGATCCACCCTCCATTGCACTGGCTCAGCGCCTGCGTGAATTACCATTTCGAGTAGAGCGCCTGAAAACAGGGACGCCGCCGCGTATTGATGCGCGCAGTATTGATTACAGCCAGCTAAGCGCTCAGCCGGGTGATGACCCAACCCCAGTATTTTCATACTTAGGTAATCGCTCAGAGCATCCCGCGCAAGTGGCTTGCCACATCACCTACACCAATAAGAAAACGCATGATCTGATTCTCTCATCACTAGATCGCTCACCGCTGTATTCGGGTGTGATTGAAGGGACTGGCCCACGCTACTGCCCGTCCATCGAAGACAAAGTTGTGCGCTTTGCGGATAAAGAACAACACCAGATTTTTATCGAACCAGAAGGTCTCGATACTTATGAAATCTACCCGAACGGCATCTCAACCAGCCTGCCATTTGATGTACAGCTCGGTTTAGTCCGCTCCATTGTTGGCTTTGAGAATGCGCATATCACGCGTCCGGGTTATGCCATTGAATATGATTTCTTCGATCCTCGTGACCTGAAACCAAGCCTTGAAACCAAGTTTATGCCAGGCCTGTTTTTTGCGGGTCAAATTAACGGCACCACCGGCTACGAAGAAGCTGGCGCACAAGGCTTACTCGCGGGTATGAATGCTGCATTGCTGGCTCAAGACAAAGAGTCTTGGAGCCCTAAGCGTAATGAGGCTTACATCGGCGTGTTGGTTGATGATCTGATTACCTGTGGTACCCAAGAGCCTTATCGGATGTTCACCAGCCGTGCAGAACATCGCTTACTGTTGCGCGAAGATAATGCAGACTTACGTTTGACTGAAATCGGCCACAAGCTTGGTTTAGTGGATGAAAATCGCTGGCGTGCTTTTAGCGAAAAACGCGAACAAATTGAGCGTGAGATGCAGCGCATGCGTGATACCTGCATTCGTCCGGCACAACTGACTCCAGAACAAACAAATACTATTTTTGGCGGACCATTAAGCCATGAATACCACATGGACGAGCTACTGCGTCGCCCGAATATAACCTACAAAAGCCTGACCTCACTGGATATCGCCGGCCCTGCCGTTAGCGATGAAGCCGTTGCCGAGCAAGTTGAAGTACAAATCAAATACGCCGGCTACATTGAGCGCCAGCAGCTGGAAATTAATAAGCAACTGCGTCAGGAAAGCACGGTGCTGCCGAACACTTTGGATTACAGCGAAGTGGTTGGGCTCTCTAATGAAGTGCGCCAAAAGTTTGTTGAGCAGCGCCCAGCGACTATTGGACAGGCTTCACGCATTCCGGGCATTACGCCAGCGGCTATCTCCATCTTGCTGGTACACCTGAAAAAGCAACAATTGCAACTGAAGGCCAGCGCATGA
- the bioD gene encoding dethiobiotin synthase has translation MNGIFVTGTDTDVGKTWVGTHLIRELIDRGIDVHPRKPIESGWPTGDFQHTDAWRLALAAGKTEQLDAICPNRFAAALSPVRAARMEGTSLTLRQLAAQCTENLKQDDFLYVEGAGGLYSPLTEDALNADLASALRLPVVLVANNRLGCMSQVLLCCEALQRRGLDLLAVVLNQVSDSSGDATMNNQEDLAELLPQPVFSLTHNQSSLPAPLIDLLY, from the coding sequence ATGAACGGCATTTTTGTAACCGGCACCGATACCGATGTCGGCAAGACGTGGGTGGGTACTCACCTCATCCGTGAACTTATTGATCGTGGCATCGATGTACACCCGCGAAAACCCATCGAATCAGGCTGGCCTACTGGTGATTTTCAACATACTGATGCTTGGCGACTGGCACTGGCAGCCGGTAAAACCGAACAGTTAGATGCTATCTGCCCTAACCGTTTTGCAGCGGCATTATCACCAGTACGAGCCGCTCGCATGGAAGGCACCTCACTAACACTGCGTCAATTAGCCGCTCAATGCACTGAAAATCTAAAGCAGGATGACTTTCTGTATGTCGAAGGGGCTGGCGGACTTTACTCGCCATTAACTGAAGATGCGCTCAATGCAGACCTTGCCAGTGCGCTGCGTTTACCGGTGGTACTGGTCGCTAATAACCGCCTTGGCTGCATGAGTCAGGTGCTTTTATGTTGTGAAGCACTGCAACGAAGAGGCTTAGATTTACTCGCCGTTGTGCTCAATCAAGTCAGCGATAGCAGTGGCGATGCGACCATGAATAACCAAGAAGACTTAGCCGAATTGCTCCCGCAGCCGGTTTTTAGCTTGACTCATAATCAAAGCTCCTTGCCAGCCCCCCTGATAGATTTGCTATACTAG
- the lepB gene encoding signal peptidase I, giving the protein MKTTSRLWLFGILIVGLAIAATITFRINPYHTASDTFRGRVLGFELFRIPSDSMKPTLIPGDYILVSTNAYTNAEPQINDVITFLYPKDKSVNYIKRLIGRPGDRVRIENFNVFVNGKQIEQPYLDKALVKSPISRFMPEIVVPKRGLFVMGDNRDNSNDSRFFDVVNQADVIGKATTIVFGQNQRIGQSIQ; this is encoded by the coding sequence ATGAAAACAACCAGCCGCCTTTGGCTATTTGGAATACTGATTGTCGGACTGGCTATTGCTGCAACCATCACATTCCGAATCAACCCTTACCACACTGCTTCCGATACGTTTCGGGGGCGGGTACTAGGCTTTGAGTTATTTCGAATTCCCAGTGATTCCATGAAACCGACACTGATTCCCGGTGACTACATACTGGTTTCAACCAATGCTTACACCAACGCCGAACCGCAAATCAATGATGTGATTACCTTTTTGTATCCAAAGGATAAGTCCGTTAATTACATCAAACGCTTGATTGGCCGCCCCGGAGATCGCGTACGCATTGAGAACTTCAATGTGTTTGTTAATGGTAAACAAATTGAACAGCCCTATCTTGACAAAGCTTTGGTCAAATCACCTATTTCCCGGTTCATGCCAGAAATTGTCGTTCCGAAGCGGGGCTTGTTTGTGATGGGCGATAATCGGGATAATAGCAATGATAGCCGCTTTTTTGACGTGGTTAATCAAGCGGATGTCATCGGCAAAGCAACCACCATTGTATTTGGTCAAAATCAACGTATCGGACAATCTATTCAATGA
- a CDS encoding S8 family serine peptidase, protein MSCRRSMHQSGLLGNSSRIKQILSGATWVVASCLVSTSLFAEQTQTDTGIAIPGYQPGVHKPGPIRPQAKQRRNNPYYYGFVPFYQKAPPLTVVPIVKPKPARSDFVKDELLLVYDFGLSVDEVKAITDKYKLKRKGGMAIGALRKGVVIADTLGQSPLDLSDTINKAEKNFEASTNNYFMLAANTNTSARGNYPLAQTGIGIAHGVSNGRGVLIGLVDTPVDLNHPTLRSSNIEQRNIVDPNTVESKAHGTSIAGILVSKNPRIGIAPEAKVLSVGAFSSVPGHPSSLRGTSTDIVSAIAYCIERKVDILNLSFTGSRDTFLENIVREAIRQNIVVVAAGGNNGRTGSTIYPALIDGVVGVTAVDKNRRLFSKADKGRFIDIAAPGVNILTTAPQGKYQVSTGTSMAAAHISGAMALLKSYDRRFTASQLNRTSTDLGQRGRDDEFGNGLVNVSEALRQLGAPIR, encoded by the coding sequence ATGAGTTGTCGAAGAAGCATGCATCAATCTGGTTTGTTGGGGAACAGTTCCCGAATTAAGCAGATCTTGTCTGGCGCCACTTGGGTGGTAGCCAGCTGCCTTGTTTCGACCTCCCTATTTGCTGAACAAACTCAAACGGACACCGGTATTGCAATACCGGGATATCAGCCCGGCGTTCATAAGCCTGGCCCGATTCGTCCTCAAGCTAAGCAACGCCGTAATAACCCCTACTATTACGGCTTTGTTCCCTTCTATCAAAAAGCACCACCACTAACCGTCGTTCCGATAGTTAAGCCCAAACCTGCCCGCAGCGACTTTGTTAAAGACGAATTATTACTAGTCTATGACTTTGGCTTGTCTGTCGACGAAGTTAAAGCAATTACCGACAAGTACAAACTCAAGCGCAAAGGTGGCATGGCCATCGGCGCTCTCCGAAAAGGTGTGGTAATCGCGGATACGCTGGGCCAAAGTCCACTGGATTTATCCGATACCATTAACAAAGCTGAAAAGAACTTTGAAGCCAGCACCAACAATTACTTCATGTTGGCTGCAAATACCAATACCTCTGCTCGTGGAAACTATCCATTAGCACAAACAGGTATCGGTATCGCGCATGGCGTATCTAATGGCCGCGGAGTGTTGATAGGATTGGTAGATACGCCAGTTGACTTAAATCATCCCACTTTGCGCAGCTCCAATATCGAGCAGCGCAATATTGTTGACCCTAATACGGTTGAAAGCAAAGCACACGGCACCTCGATTGCGGGCATTTTAGTCAGTAAAAACCCACGTATCGGTATCGCACCAGAAGCTAAGGTGTTATCCGTTGGTGCATTTTCTTCCGTACCCGGTCACCCAAGTTCATTACGTGGCACTTCAACCGATATTGTTAGCGCCATCGCTTATTGTATTGAGCGCAAAGTAGATATTCTCAATCTAAGCTTTACCGGCAGCCGCGATACCTTTTTAGAAAATATTGTGCGTGAAGCCATTCGACAAAATATCGTCGTAGTCGCCGCTGGTGGTAATAATGGTCGTACCGGAAGTACTATTTACCCTGCACTGATCGATGGCGTTGTTGGGGTAACGGCAGTTGATAAAAATCGCCGTCTATTTAGCAAAGCCGATAAAGGCCGCTTTATTGATATCGCCGCACCGGGCGTTAATATTCTGACCACGGCCCCACAGGGCAAATATCAGGTATCAACCGGTACCTCTATGGCCGCCGCACATATCTCTGGTGCGATGGCATTATTAAAGTCTTACGACCGACGCTTTACGGCATCACAACTAAACAGAACCAGCACCGACCTTGGCCAACGCGGACGAGATGACGAGTTCGGAAATGGCCTAGTCAATGTTAGCGAAGCCCTACGCCAACTTGGCGCACCCATTCGTTAA